TTACCCTTCAATGTGGAGTGCCGGTACGCATCATGTTATAAGTTATATATTAGAAACAGGCGCAGGCTGGAAAGGTCCAATAGGAAAAGCAAATATAACAATTGATTTAAATAAGTGTTACAAAAAAGGTGATATTTTTTCAATCGTCCCTGAAGATTATATATTAACCAAAGATGGTAAAATTAAATGGGAACTAAAAAATTTTGAGCCTGATGAAGATATACAAGTAATCATTCAACCGGGTGTTCAACTAACAGGATATACCGTCCCGAGTTTTCAAAACGAACATGCCGAAAAATACCTTAGCGCTGATTTGGTAACTATAGGAACCGCTCTCTCTTGCACAACGAAAGTCATTCAAGATGAGTCTTTATCTATTCCCGGAAGTGATACCGCAGATATTAGCCATTATACTACTGTTACAGATATTTATAACATAAAAGTGGATAGTGTGATTAAAGGAGTCTTTGCTGATTCTATAATTATCGTCCGGAGTCCTTCTTACAGAAACATTCTGAAATCTAAATTCACGGGACGTGATGCAAGAGGAAAACCTGTTTTTGTAACCAAAACCGTCAAAGACTTTTTTAACACTCCTGACAGAATAAATGGTTCGTGGTATGTCACAAGCAAGACGAAGTGTATCGCATTACTCCAAAAAAAAGATACTACTTACACGTCTACACTTTTCAGAAGATATGATAAAGATATTATAGATTTCTATAAAGGATTAGATAAGAGAAAATAAATCTCCTGTAAGAAAAATGTCGCATAGAAAAGTTGCGTTAATAATTTTAGCGGTAATGTTTTTGGGCATAGTTACCGGTTACAAACTATGGGGAGCAAATACTGGTGCGACAGTGGAAAAAAAAGGAGATACTGTTAAAATAGTAAAGTCAGAAGGAATGATAACAGGAGTGTGGACAGGAGACAGAGGCGAAACGATAGAAAAAATTGTGGATAAAAAAGGAGATACTCTTGAAATACAAAAGAGAGGAGGAATTATAACAGGAGTGGGTGGGTTAAAGATAAACATTGAAAAAAAATATGGAGTATCATTTTCTCAGTTGAGCACAATGAGTACGAAAGAAATTGATAAGCTTGTTAAAAATTCTTTAGAAGATTATAAGGAGTTTATGAACATAGATTTTGATGAATTGGTTTTAAGAAAACCTTATAAAGATTCTACTTATTACGAAAATTTAGCTCACTGGATGGTTTTTCGGAACATTCTCTATGACCAAATATATCGTGGAATACCAGTTTATACTCATGGGTGGATATTAGGCACTCAGATTTACCATGATGGCAGAATATGTTCTTTTGGTGGACGTTTTTATTCCAACATTAATATTCCTGCCACTCCTTCTATTTCCCAAACACAAGCCTTTGAGGTAGCAAAGAAACATTTAATAGAGGATGTTCCCTATGATTATAGTGAAATTAACGATAATGGGGTGTTTATATTCCCTAAAATTGATGCCAAAGAGAAAATTAAATTAAGAGATAGCATAGAGGTATTTATACTTCCTAAAGCTGACGTTATAGCAAGTTTACCAGAAGAACGAGTTATGGATTCTACAGTTAATTATTATCTTGCTTGTAAATTGTATTTAGTAAGGAAGAAAACAGGAGAAGAATGGGAATATTGGGTAGATATGCTGAAAGGAAATGTTCTTTATGGATATAGGACTAAATCCGGAGAAAATGGAGTAATAAAATAAACAGGAAATGCCTGCCCGTGGTGGTAGGAAACATGCGGGATACAAAAGATGGAGTGTGAATGAAATAGGAAAAAAACTATGAAAAAAACTTACTTGCTTGTTATGGGGATACTTGGAATCCTATCCAGCATACCAATTAAAGCAGATACCACTTATGTCAGTGGAAATATTAGCACAAATACGGTATGGGATACAACAGGCAGTCCGTATATAGTTGTGGGAAATATATGCATAGAGCCATTTGATACCCTGACAATTGAGCATGGTGTAGAAGTGAAATTGGATTCAATGAAGTATATAGATGTGTATGGGACATTGAATGCAATAGGAATAATTACGGATTCAATTTTTATAACTCGCAATGGGAATGAAAGATGGGCTCAAATCCGATTTAGAGATGGGTCTACTGGGCATCTCTGTTATTGTAGGATTGAGTATGCCGGAGGCTCCGCTATATATGACAAAATTGCCAGTTCACTACTAATTGAGCATAATACCATCACAAAAAACTTTACTAATTTAGGGGGTGGGGGTATTTATACTTATGGTTCTCCAACTATTATCGAAAATACTTTTACAGAAGACTCAGCTATGAGTGGTGGTGCTATTTGGAATTGTGGGTTGCCAACAATCAGTAAAAATACTATTATAGGAAACTTTGCGAGTGCCAGTGGTGGAGGTATTTGTAGTGATGGGGATATCACTATTAATAATAATATTCTTATAGGAAATCATGCCCTTTATGGGGGTAGTATTTGTAGCCTTGGTGGTTTGCTTGTAGTCAAGTACAATACTATAATAGATAATGCATATCGCGCTATAACGTGTCAGGATAGTGCTTTTATTGATAGTAACAACCTATATGCTGGTGGACATGCAGTTTGTAATTATAGTAGGAGTAATATAAATGCCCGTTACAATTACTGGGCAACAAATAACACTGATACTATTGATATGAAAATCTGGGACTTCTATGACGACTCTACAAGGGGAATAGTCTATTATAAACCATTCCTTACTGATTCACTGAAATTTGGTATAGAAGAGAAGAAAATAGAAAATATAAAGACAAACTTAGCGATTTGTCCCAATCCATCTTTTGGCAATAGCATGATTAAATATGGATTGCCTGAGAAAGCAACTGTAAGTTTAACTCTATATGACATATCTGGTAGATTAGTCCAAACTATGTATTCAGGAACTCAAAAAGCAGGGGATCATACAATCAATATAAATGACTATAAAATTGCTAAGGGGATTTACTTTGCAAAACTTAATGCCGGGGATTTCAAGGAGACAAAGAAGTTAATCTTGATGAAATAGGAAAATTATGAAAAAAAATACTTTATTTTCAGTAATCGGATTATTTCTTCCAATGATTGCATTCTCAAAAATCGTAGTTGTTGATACTCTGAATTTTGGCTTGCCGGCAGGAAATGGACTTTTACCGTGGAATCTTGCGGTAGATTCAGCGACTAATCGTGTATATACAACCAATTGGTATAGCAACAATGTTTCAGTAATAAATGGGTCAAACAATTCTGTTATAACTACGATAGACGTTGGAAAATATCCTTATGCCGTTGCTGTAAACCCGCTTACTAACCATATATATGCGGCAGATACGAATGATACTGTTTTCGTAATGGATGGGGGAAGTAATTCGGTTACGGCTAAAATACCCGTCGGAAATTCAAGTTATGGACATAGTATTGGCGTAAACTCTGCTACTAATCGTATTTATGTAACAAACTCTGATGATAATACTATTTTTGTGATAAACGGAACAACTAATTTAATAATAGATACGATAGAAGTCAATAATAACCCTCACGGAGGAATTGCTGTAAATCCCGTTACTAATCGCATATATATAGGTGGAAATTTTGTTTTATCAATAAACGGAGCAAATAATTCAATTATAGATACAATATTACCCAATAATGTTTATGGCATTTGCGTAAATCCAAACACCAATAGAATATATGCAACAAGTTATTCGGATAGCAGCGTTTCCGTGATAGATGGAACAAATGATTCGGTAATAAATAAAATCAATATCATTAAATGCCTTGAGTTCATTGATATAAACCCAAATACTAATCGTATATACGTATCAGGACAAAACTATGATGGTATTTTTGTAATAAACGGGACAAGCAATACAGTAATAGATACCGTAGAAGTTACTTACAGCATTGGGCGTGTCGCTGTAAATCCCCATACTAATTATATATACGCGGCTACTATGCTAAACACGATAGTGGCAATAGATGGGATAAGTAATTCAGTTGTAGATACCATATCGGTTGGAAATACTATTTCAGGTGTAGCTACAAATCTGACTACTAATTATACATACCTTGCTATTTGGGACAGTATTGCAGTTATAAACGGAATAGATAATTCGGTTCTAACTAAAGTAAAACTAGAAAGTTATTCGGGAGATATTGCCGTGAATCCAAATACTAATAAGATATATACGGCAATTTATGATAGCAACTCTGTTTTAGTAATGGATGGGACAAGTAATTTAATTACGGGCACAATAAAAGTTCCTAATCATCCGAAACGTATTTGCGTAAACCCGCTTGCTAACCGTGTATATGTAACATCAGGGAGTGTAATTTCGGTAATAGACGGGACAAATAATTCTGTAATAGATACAATAGAAATTAGTACCGATTGTATCTCTATAAATCCTACGACTAATTATCTATACGTAACATCGCGCCGTGATTTGCATGTTAGCGTTTTATTAGTAATATATGAGCCGACAGGCTTAGTTGTTGATAGCATAGTAATTGGTGGTGGGGCTACAGGTATTCTTGTAAATTCTAATACTAATCATATATATTTAACAACCCGGGAAGGAGATGTTTTTATAATAGACGGGATAAGCAATTCAATCATAAAAACAATTAAAATTGGCACTGAAGAGCAGATGGGCATAACAACGAATATTAGACTTGGAATAAATTCAAAAATAAATAAAATATATGCTCCAAGTATGGAAGACGACAACATTTCGGTAATTGACGGGTTAACAGATTCGGTAATTCAAGTGCTTAGCGTAGGTAAACGGCCCGTATCTATATCCGTAAATGATAGCACCGGCAGGATTTATGTCAGTTGCGGTGCAGACGCTACTTTGTGGGTGTTAGTAGATACAGAAGGCGTTGAAGAGCCCTCCTTTCCGCAATCCCCAATCCAAAATCCAAAATTAGAACTCTCTCAAAATCCGTTTATCAAATCAACTGTTATCAGTTATTATTTGCCAACAAAATCCAAAGTCTCGCTCTCAATCTACGACCTTACCGGCAGACCCGTCCAAACTCTTATTAACAAAGAAAAACCCGCAGGGAGTTATAACCTAACTCTGAATGCAAAGAATTATCCGTCGGGGGTTTATTTCCTGAAGTTGAATGCAGGAGAGCAGAAGATTGTGAAGAAACTTGTATTGATACAATAAATAGGAGAGAAATAATATGATTTTTATTTTAACTGTAATTTTAAGTGTAAGTTCTGTTTTCCCATTTGCTAAAGAAGCTCCTTCTTGGCTTAAAACGAGGCACAGCACAATAGAAAACCAAACAGAAGAAAGACAAAATGCGCTTGTCCCATTCTCCGAAAAGACACCTCAAATAAGGAAGAACATCTTGTCTACTAAAAGCAAAGATACGCTTGGCTACATAACTGGCACCGTAACAGACAAATATGGAAATCCGCTAAAAGGAGTATCAATAAGAGTTCGCGATATTAATGACTCCTACCCTGGGTTTTGGTGCTTGGATGCATGGGAAACTGATTCTTTAGGGCACTATACGATTTGTGGTGCAGATGTCCCGCTTGATTTTACCAGTTGCAAATTAAGAACTTGGGGAGGAGCATATGGTATAGTAAGACAAGAGGATATATGGTATAATAATAAATTTGATGCAGGGAGTGCAGATGTAATAACCGTATCTTATCCCGATACAGCGAAAAATATTAATTTTGAATTGGAAATGGGTGGATGTATTTCGGGATACATTACGGGCAATAAAGGGCCACTAAATGAGATATTTGTTTCGCTTTGTAACTCAATTGATGGAGAATTAGTTTCTATGGGTTATACGAACACAAATGGTTATTATATTGCCGGTAGTTTATCAACAGGAAGCTATAAGATTAGAACAGAGAATTACAACGGTTATTTAAACAAATGGTATAATAACAAACCGGATTTTGCAAATGCAGATTTAGTAAATGTAATTGCTCCGGATACAGCAAAAAATATTAATTTTGACTTAGAAATGGGGGGATGTATTTCGGGATACATTGCCAGTGCCAAAGGGCCTCTTGCTGATGTACATTTGAGTGTTTACGATGCATATAGTAAGAAATATATTAAATGGGCGCAGACCGACTCGACAGGCTATTATATTTTTATTGGATTGCCTACGGGAAATTATAAAGTAACAACTTCTTACGAAGGATACGCTGACCTTTACTGGAATAATAAATCTGATTGGAATTCAGCAGATATGGTAAGTGTAATTATTCCTGATACTACCAAGAATGTTAATTTTAATTTATATGTTGGAGGAAAAATAAAAGGACAGATTTGCGGCGCTAAGGGACCAATCCCGTATGTTTTTGTTTCAGCATTCAATACAAATTCTGGCGAATACATAACTGATGGGTTTAGTGACTCAACGGGAAATTATACAATTGAAAATTTGCCAAACGGGTATTATAAATTATGGGCTCTTCCAAATTGCTGGTATAGTGATACATTGATTAAAAAAGATACAATCCATACTTTTGAATGGTATAACGATAAAAACAATTGGTCTGTTGCAGAGTCTGTTCTTATAACTGCACCGGATTCGGTATTGAATATTAATTTTACTATGGAAAACTGCGGGAGAATTACCGGAACTGTATATGGAAGTTCTATGTTACCATTAGATAGCGTAAGAATTAAAACCTATCTTTATATAAGTCCATGGGAAGGGTGGGATTGGGAATTTGAAGATTCTACAGGTTCGGATGGTAAATATAGTATAAAAAATTTAAGAACAGGGACTTACAAAATCAGTGCAGAAAGAAAAGGTTATAAAACTTTATGGTACAATCAAAAACCTGATTCAAGCACTGCTAATTTAGTCTCTGTTACAATGCCGAATACTACTCCAAATATTGACTTTAATTTAACAGGGATTGAAGAAAGTGCAGGATTAAAAGATAGGATACCAAAGATAAAAACAACTCAAAATCCATTTATTCGGACTACAACAATTTTCTATCAGATACCGGTGAAAACTAAGGTTTTACTGAAGATTTATGATATTACCGGCAGACCGTTAAAGACATTAGTGAACGGAGAGAAGGAAGCCGGTAGTTATGATGTTAGTTTTAATGCAATGGGACTTTCTGCTGGTATCTATTTTGTAAGATTTGCCGCCGGCAACTATAAATCTACTAAGAAACTCGTTTTAATGAGATAGAAAAAAACTATGAAAAAGAATGCTTTATTTTATGTGATTTTAGGGATAACATTTTATTCTTCCGGCTTTGCTGTTGAAAAAGTCACAGACCATGCCCAGAGATACCTTGATGCTAATTTAGTAATTGTAGGAAATGTCCTCTCTTGTTCAACAAAAGTTATTACGAAAAAAGATTCTCTCATTACCAGTGGAAGCGATAGCGGGTGGGTTCGTCACTGGGATGTTTCCGTGGACATTTATAAAACAAAAGTTGATACGGTAGTTAAAGGAGTATTTGCTGATTCTATAATTATTATTGAGAGCAAACCGTATGCAGGAAACATTTGGAAGTCACAATCCTTGGAAATTGATGAAAAAGGGAACCCTAAACGTAAATGTATAGGTAGAGTTGGTAAAGACTATAGTGGTAGCGCTGATAGAATACACAACCAGAATATTGATGGTCAGAAATATATTATATTGCTCCAGAAGAAAGGGACTACATACATATCTACGCTTTTCTATGGATACGATAAAGATATTATAGATTATTTCTATAAAGGATTAGATAAAGAGGGCTTGAATTATTACAAATCTAAATCTAAAACTAAGAAAGTATTTGGGTAAGGGGAAATTATAAAAAAATATTCTATATTACTTGTAGGAATGTTAATTTTGCTTTTACCTGTATGCGTATCGGCAGATATTGGATTTCATCCTAAAGCTACAAACAACTTATTGAATTTCAGTTTATTGCAAACAGCAGATACAAATGAGAATAACATAGAAAGGAAACCTATATCTTTTAAATATCCTGTAGAGACAATAGGTGGCATTTTAGGTGGCACAATGGGATTAATGATGGGATACGTAATAAGCATTGGCATGTGGGCTTGTAATGGTGGCGTTGAGGTTACGAGTACAAGTATGAAGTTTCTAATAGGCGGTCCGCCTGTCATTGGTATTCTTTTAGGAATTCCTGAAGGTGTTATAATTGCAGGTAACCGTTTTGAGGACGAAGGGTCTTATTGGAAATCTTTTTTAGGAGCTACCGTTGGAGCATTATTTGGTACAGCATGTTGGTATGGTAGTGGCTCATCGAACATTGGCGTACCGGCAACTATCATTTTACCTATTGCCGGAGCTGTTTGGGGATATCATTGGTAATAAAGGGAGCAACTACAAATCCACCAAGAA
The sequence above is drawn from the bacterium genome and encodes:
- a CDS encoding carboxypeptidase regulatory-like domain-containing protein; amino-acid sequence: MIFILTVILSVSSVFPFAKEAPSWLKTRHSTIENQTEERQNALVPFSEKTPQIRKNILSTKSKDTLGYITGTVTDKYGNPLKGVSIRVRDINDSYPGFWCLDAWETDSLGHYTICGADVPLDFTSCKLRTWGGAYGIVRQEDIWYNNKFDAGSADVITVSYPDTAKNINFELEMGGCISGYITGNKGPLNEIFVSLCNSIDGELVSMGYTNTNGYYIAGSLSTGSYKIRTENYNGYLNKWYNNKPDFANADLVNVIAPDTAKNINFDLEMGGCISGYIASAKGPLADVHLSVYDAYSKKYIKWAQTDSTGYYIFIGLPTGNYKVTTSYEGYADLYWNNKSDWNSADMVSVIIPDTTKNVNFNLYVGGKIKGQICGAKGPIPYVFVSAFNTNSGEYITDGFSDSTGNYTIENLPNGYYKLWALPNCWYSDTLIKKDTIHTFEWYNDKNNWSVAESVLITAPDSVLNINFTMENCGRITGTVYGSSMLPLDSVRIKTYLYISPWEGWDWEFEDSTGSDGKYSIKNLRTGTYKISAERKGYKTLWYNQKPDSSTANLVSVTMPNTTPNIDFNLTGIEESAGLKDRIPKIKTTQNPFIRTTTIFYQIPVKTKVLLKIYDITGRPLKTLVNGEKEAGSYDVSFNAMGLSAGIYFVRFAAGNYKSTKKLVLMR
- a CDS encoding T9SS type A sorting domain-containing protein, whose translation is MKKNTLFSVIGLFLPMIAFSKIVVVDTLNFGLPAGNGLLPWNLAVDSATNRVYTTNWYSNNVSVINGSNNSVITTIDVGKYPYAVAVNPLTNHIYAADTNDTVFVMDGGSNSVTAKIPVGNSSYGHSIGVNSATNRIYVTNSDDNTIFVINGTTNLIIDTIEVNNNPHGGIAVNPVTNRIYIGGNFVLSINGANNSIIDTILPNNVYGICVNPNTNRIYATSYSDSSVSVIDGTNDSVINKINIIKCLEFIDINPNTNRIYVSGQNYDGIFVINGTSNTVIDTVEVTYSIGRVAVNPHTNYIYAATMLNTIVAIDGISNSVVDTISVGNTISGVATNLTTNYTYLAIWDSIAVINGIDNSVLTKVKLESYSGDIAVNPNTNKIYTAIYDSNSVLVMDGTSNLITGTIKVPNHPKRICVNPLANRVYVTSGSVISVIDGTNNSVIDTIEISTDCISINPTTNYLYVTSRRDLHVSVLLVIYEPTGLVVDSIVIGGGATGILVNSNTNHIYLTTREGDVFIIDGISNSIIKTIKIGTEEQMGITTNIRLGINSKINKIYAPSMEDDNISVIDGLTDSVIQVLSVGKRPVSISVNDSTGRIYVSCGADATLWVLVDTEGVEEPSFPQSPIQNPKLELSQNPFIKSTVISYYLPTKSKVSLSIYDLTGRPVQTLINKEKPAGSYNLTLNAKNYPSGVYFLKLNAGEQKIVKKLVLIQ
- a CDS encoding DUF4424 family protein; this translates as YPSMWSAGTHHVISYILETGAGWKGPIGKANITIDLNKCYKKGDIFSIVPEDYILTKDGKIKWELKNFEPDEDIQVIIQPGVQLTGYTVPSFQNEHAEKYLSADLVTIGTALSCTTKVIQDESLSIPGSDTADISHYTTVTDIYNIKVDSVIKGVFADSIIIVRSPSYRNILKSKFTGRDARGKPVFVTKTVKDFFNTPDRINGSWYVTSKTKCIALLQKKDTTYTSTLFRRYDKDIIDFYKGLDKRK
- a CDS encoding T9SS type A sorting domain-containing protein, which gives rise to MKKTYLLVMGILGILSSIPIKADTTYVSGNISTNTVWDTTGSPYIVVGNICIEPFDTLTIEHGVEVKLDSMKYIDVYGTLNAIGIITDSIFITRNGNERWAQIRFRDGSTGHLCYCRIEYAGGSAIYDKIASSLLIEHNTITKNFTNLGGGGIYTYGSPTIIENTFTEDSAMSGGAIWNCGLPTISKNTIIGNFASASGGGICSDGDITINNNILIGNHALYGGSICSLGGLLVVKYNTIIDNAYRAITCQDSAFIDSNNLYAGGHAVCNYSRSNINARYNYWATNNTDTIDMKIWDFYDDSTRGIVYYKPFLTDSLKFGIEEKKIENIKTNLAICPNPSFGNSMIKYGLPEKATVSLTLYDISGRLVQTMYSGTQKAGDHTININDYKIAKGIYFAKLNAGDFKETKKLILMK